From a single Micromonospora carbonacea genomic region:
- a CDS encoding CGNR zinc finger domain-containing protein: MKRQEAPGRLEVVRSFVNTLDLERGVDDLDTVEGLAGWLAAAWSLADLPAGPLQSPALEALSRPGESPRPGGAPRRPGVPPALTEADRRAAVELREALRDTIAGAGAGAGAGAFGLSASGVAAPAPAALDRLNRVAARLPVHLSFADATTPQFVSEHGGVDAVLAGLLGVVAVAALDGTWVRLKMCPAEDCRWVFYDHARNRTGVWCQMAECGNRRKVREHRMRQRTTPTIRT; the protein is encoded by the coding sequence ATGAAGCGCCAGGAGGCACCCGGCCGGCTGGAGGTCGTCCGGTCCTTCGTCAACACGCTCGACCTGGAACGCGGCGTCGACGACCTCGACACGGTCGAGGGCCTGGCCGGCTGGCTCGCCGCCGCTTGGTCACTTGCCGATCTCCCTGCTGGGCCGCTCCAGTCGCCCGCGCTGGAAGCGTTGTCTCGGCCCGGGGAGTCGCCCCGGCCTGGTGGGGCACCCCGGCGGCCGGGCGTGCCGCCCGCGCTGACCGAGGCGGACCGGCGGGCGGCGGTGGAGCTGCGCGAGGCGCTGCGCGACACCATCGCTGGTGCTGGTGCTGGTGCTGGTGCTGGTGCGTTCGGGCTCTCTGCCTCCGGGGTTGCTGCCCCCGCCCCTGCGGCTCTGGATCGGCTCAACCGCGTCGCCGCGCGGCTGCCCGTACACCTGAGTTTCGCCGACGCGACGACGCCGCAGTTCGTCTCCGAGCACGGCGGCGTCGACGCCGTGCTGGCCGGGCTGCTCGGCGTCGTGGCCGTCGCCGCGCTCGACGGCACCTGGGTCCGGCTGAAGATGTGCCCGGCCGAGGACTGCCGCTGGGTCTTCTACGACCACGCCCGCAACCGGACGGGGGTGTGGTGCCAGATGGCCGAGTGCGGCAACCGCCGCAAGGTACGCGAACACCGGATGCGGCAGCGCACCACGCCGACCATCCGCACCTGA